ATCGTCAGGGGCCTTCTCGAGGCTGCCCGCAAGGGTTCCCAAGGGTTGAGGGTGCTCTGTTGCTGGAGTAGTCAAAAGACAGTCTTCCAGCGTCCCGCCCCCGCCCCTCCCTGACATTCTTGCTGCCAAATGAAATCTGGCAGCTTCTGAAAATAGCTCAGTGCTGCAGTGGGCGCTCTGCCCGCCCTTCAGCAGGCTGGCACACAGCTGGGGGTGGCCACTGTGGGCAGACGCAGGCGAACACAAGGCTGGGAAGGGGGtgtcacacacacagcacaccggGGTGGCACAGAGTTGAGGGCACAGGGCAGTGGCCCTCCTTCAACTCTTGTGAGCTATCCGCACCTGGAGTTAGACTGGCATGTGTACTGGGTCTTAGGAACACTCTCTGGTAGGAGAGACATCAGTAGTGAGTGTGAACAGCTGATCTTGGGTCACTTTCATTCActcatagagacagaggaaactcAGGAACCAGGGAGAAATGCCCAAATGGTGTTTATTAAAATCTGAAGGCAAAAGCCAGcaatgtcctatctaacatgatGGAGGATTTCCCAGTCAGTGAAAGAGGAGTCAGGAGCCAAACTGGGTGTCAGGCACTTATCAGGCCCAAACCAGGCACTCAGCACCCAAAGGTTATTCTGGGTATTAGAGGGAGAAAGGGACCCTCTGTGTTCCAgctcaggcagaagcaaggaccAGACCTTCTAAGCATCATTCAGTAGCCCTCTACCATCTCCGGTCTGACCTGGAGTATAGAAAGAGACCCCAGATTATTGGGAagcccttcccctgcccccagacATCTACCTACACAAAAATACACCAAGAAACATCCCTTGTTATCACCCAATAGGATGGAGAATGAACCCTTAGGGAGAGAGGGTTTCCTACATGAGGTCTGAAGAGCCAGTGGGGTAAGAGGGACTGTACAAGCTTTTGTCACAGTGacattttccaaaacagaaaagtgttttaaaaaaataccacCAATTAAGGTATGAGGCCACTCCTTGGAGGAGGGGTGATTGTACCTTTACATCTACCAGGGCAACAGGGTCCAGGGATTCTTGGAGGGAGTCCCATGAAACAGGGATCTAGCGAGACTAGGGCTGGGATACACCCAGgaaagcaaacagactctccccTGAGACGTCCAGAAGACCAAAGAGGGCTGAGAAAGGCAAGATGTGTGAGGAAGACCAGACTCCCTAAGAATGCAGAGGCAGGCCCTcagtttcccctctccctccctaactCATTCactgagcactccatagatagaAACACCTTCCCTAATCACCATGGCAACCAACAGCCAGATGTCTTTCCCCAAGGCTAGGCCCCTCTGCCAACCCTGGGTgcaggatatgtgtgtgtgtgtgtgtgtgtgtgtggggggggtgtttctCTGTGGCAGGAGGGAAGCCCAGTCATAATTCCCAGTGGCAGCTGCCCTGCCCTTCAAGATCTGCCCCCTCCTGGCTGGGGACCTGAAGGTTTGGAGCTAGGCTCTCCCATCCTGAAGTTCTAAGTTACAAATTAAACACACAAAAATTATAATccatttgttaaaaaataaaatagaaaacacaagGCCCCTGGGCCCTATGGCTCGGGGCCTCAGTGCACGCTAGTCTGCTCTCCAGGCTGGGAGGCCAGGCTCTGCCAGAATGCTGTGAGCTACTGGTTGTTGCAGCCCTGTGAAGCCAAGGAGCTGCCTGCCTGCTTCTTTCTCCGTTTGTTGAGGAGTCGGTTGTTGGAGGTCTTCAAGTCCTTGATCGTCACTTGGTCGTAGTCCACCCTCATGGTTGCCAGGGCACTGGTCATCTCTTCCTGGGGGCAGACAGGGAGTGGGGTGGCAGTCAGAATGCCCTGACCTCAAGAGCCGTCACCCGCACGCCGAGGTTATCGCCGTCCTCCAGCTGTGGCAGTGCCGGCAGTGACTACCTCTGCTGCCCGAGAGCCTCCTGTGTGCCCAGCGCTGGGCCCACCCCTTTGTGTCACATAATCCTCACCAGAGCTTTGTGGAGACCCTGAACTTATCTGCCAAAGCACAGACGGACTCCCTGGGACCACGCCAAGGGTATGTAGGACCATGATCTGGAGCAATGTCACAGGCCTGTAGGAGGCACTATCCTGCTATGTACCCAGGACATGAGACCGTAAAGACTGTGTCCTTGGTGTCCAGAAACTGCTGTCTAGATTGCTCAAAGCTTGCTTCTCCTGAATCAAACTAAGTGCTGTTCACTCTGAGAGGTTATGGCCAAAGCTTGGGGTCAAAGCAACTGGACTGATGCTGTAGCCTGAAGCCCCCTTTTACTGAGGGAATTAGCCAGGAGCTAGGGCACCTACCTGGGCAGAGAAATGCAGTGTGCTGAGACATGTCTGCACAGTAACTGACACCCTGTGCTCTAGGCCtggagtggggatgggggaggagcCAAACACCCAGACTGGACTGTCACAACCCTGGAGTCCCCTGCTCCAAAACCCTCAGACCTCCAAGGAGACAGAAGTACAGTCCACCCACCTTCACTTCATCCCAGTGGTCTCTATCCTCCTGCAGCACTCGGGCTGTATGGAGTGGGGTCTGCGGCACCACCATTGATTGCTGGAAAGAGCCCCAAGTCCTTTCATTAGAACCCTCAGGTACCCAGGATAGCACTGcctcccccaccctaccccctttCTCCCAGtctcagatggggaaactgaggctcaaggtgAAAGGGTCTAAGTGGAGTAGTGGCAAAGTCCAGCTGTAGGCGGGGCACCACCACACATCTGTGGCCTGTGGCAGGCCCTCCAGAGCCACCGTCCTCTTGCTCACTCCAGATCATCATCCTGTCACGGGGGGCTGTGGGGGGAGCCACTCACATTGATCCAGGGGTGGTTCATGAACTGTGCAATGGTCAACCTCTCTGTGGGGTCTGTCTTCAGCAGGAGACGGATCAACTGCTTGGctagggaagagagggaggcggCCAAGCTACAGAGCTCCCAGAGCAGCCTCCCGCCACACCTGCCCGTAAACCACCAGCCATGTGAGCTAGTAACCACTTGTTTTAAGCCACTTAATTTGTTAGGCAGCAATAGTTAACTAGTGAAGGGAAGGCTTGTTTGAGGTCCCCGAAAGGCAAAGTATGAACAGGGACAGAAGCTAGAGGAGTTTTAAGCAGACAAGTTTCCTGCCTGCTCTGGGAGATGTAGAAACTGAGGTTCAAGAAGACTGGGTATCTTACACTGGGTCTTGTGGCTCGGCTGTAGGATTTGAACAAGTGGGTTTGACAGCCAAGTCCTGTCCCCTGGAATAAAGCTTGAGGGGCCAGGTAGGGCAAGCTAGGGCAGAGGGGTTGACTCACCGTCCTCAGAGACCTCTGACCACTCAGGATTGGGAAACCCGTACTGGCCCTGGCGGATCCTCCTCTTCATTCCTGGGGAGATGGCCTGGCCCGTGTTGGAGTAGAAGGGTGGGAAGCCACACAAGCTGGGGGAGGGCGAGGTCATACGGCACAAGTAAGGGGGGAAGTGCCGGGGTGACTGCTCCCCTTCCTGCCCCTACCCAGGCAGCCAGACACCGGGGCACTAACACCTAGACACAGCCTAGGAATTCCACCCGCCTTTGGCATGGGGAGGGCTTCAGGCAGGCAGAAGGAAGGGTGCTCCCTGAAAAAGGGAAGGGCGGCTTCGATGAGCAGTGGCTCACATCGGAGCCTCACCAAGCGTGTGCAGGGAGCAGAAGTGATACTGAGGGCAGCAAGAGATGGAGCGCGAGGTACTCACAGGATGTACATGATCACGCCCAGGGACCACATGTCACATGACTTGTCATACTTCTCTGGACCCAGGACCTCCGGGGCTACCAGGGCAGAGGAAACAGGATGGGTTTCAGTCCAAAGTATCTTAGAGCCTGAGTGGGAACCTGAATTCTGGGCAAGGTATGGAGAAGGTGCCCCAATTTGGgggcaggggttgggggagggctgggggtaGGCAGAGCAGACTGGTGTCTGGCACCTTCGGGGAAAGCAGCATATGTGTGAATTTGGAGGAGGAAAGACTAGCTCCCAGGAAAATAACTGGGTTTTAGTCTGGGCTGTAGGGAATGCTAGCCTCCTAGTTCCTTCGGGCCCTGAGCCACTCTGTCAACCTCAGCCTTTGTAAAGGAAGACGACCACTCCTGGGCTGAATAGAGTCTTGCCCTAAGCAAGAGGGGCTCAGCCCACTAAATGTGTTGGGTTTTACAGCCTCTATGAACACACAGTTAGGTCAAAAACCAAGAAGCACAGGGTTCTGGCTTCTACTGTCAGCTCAGTTACCATCCCACAGAGTCCTGGTCTTCTGTCTGCAACAAGGTGACTCGGTCAGGTTTCTGCGTTAAAGTACATCCTGGTAAGCGAACTGCCATTTCAATTGGCTCAGGGTTTCCCTCCCTTTCAGTGGCAACTTTCTGGGAAGGCTTCTGAGGGAGAAGAGCCCTAACTAGAGGGAACTACTGTCCCAGTCTCAGGTAAAGGGCACTTTCAGTCAGATTGTTCCAGATCTGGGGGCTGCCCGTTCACAGGGAAGCTGGGAAATTTTCCAGCAAGCATGAATATGTGCACACCCCcagaacccaccccaccccatgtctAAGGGACCCTCTTGCACATGACAGGTGGCTGGTGCCCTGTATCCCTCTAgtgtaggaggaaagaaagaccttCCCACTTTCTGAATATGAATCCCAGGAAGAGAAAAACTGGAGAAAAACAACCATAGTTGGGCTTCATTCCGAGCTGATGGCAGCCTTTTATCACATATATATTTAGAGCTCCTGTGATGTGATTCAGCTCACAGGCCACAGCCAGAATTTTCCTGGATCTATTTTCAAAAGCAGAAGCTCAAGTTTGGGAGAATATTTTTGCAGCCTCCGGCCGTCACGTCACTACCTGCATGCAGATAgaatccttcctctccctccttaacTGGGCTTTAACACTTTGATCTCTGCACCCCACCAGCTGCCCCGCACCACAGCAGAGTCTGGCATACAAGCCACATCCTCAGGACTCACCCACGTAATAGGGAGTATAGCAAGGTGTCTGTAGGGCATTCTGGGTGGTTTCCTTGGCAAAGCCGAAATCTGTGAGCTTGAGCACAGCATCTCTCTCCTTTGATGTGTACAGCAGGTTTTCAGGCTGGACCAAGAGAAAGCATGGGTCTGGAGTTAGGGACCAGTTGGAGGCTGAGCCTCAAGGTGATGTCCGGTCAGTCTTCCTCCCTGGTCCCAATGCAAGAGAAATCAAGACCacctcataaaaattaaaaagcaaaaaaaaaaaaaaaaacaacaacaacaacctggATCTTTGCTACCAACAACATGGGATAAATATGGAGAAATTAATGATGGCTTTAAAAATGATGACACCTTCACTTGCAGAGAAGAAAGTGAGGCATGAGCTCAGTTGAGGATATGGACAACTAAGAGCCCCAAAGAGCCCCCAGAAATGGGGACTTCTGAGCCTGAGTACCAAAATGGAGGTGCAGCAGCAGGATGCCTTTAGCCAGTGTTGTCAAGCACATCCTGCAGCGACAAACCAGCAGGAAACCCACTTGAGGTTTCTCAAGGAGATAGCTCCCTTGGCTTAGGTCCTGGAAGCTATAGAAGGGCCTTCTCTTGGTCACAGAGCACAGAGAAGATTGAGAGATGAGGGCAGTGAGGAAGCACAGTGGAGGAGGCAGTCCTGTCAATGACTGGGTAGGACTGAGACTCACAGAGAAGAGCAGGAGGTACCCTAAACAGAGCTGGGGTAAACAGGCGGGGTGTGAAATGGACACCATTTTGGAGCCAGTGAAAGCTATTTCTCAGATTCTATTTGAGATGGTCTGACTTCAGAttgagattgaaaaaaaaaaaggggggggatggagaAGCAGGTTTGATCTATACAAGGGAACTTTCTTTAAAGAAGAATTTTCTGCCtttgatggggaaaaaaagaa
Above is a window of Erinaceus europaeus chromosome 12, mEriEur2.1, whole genome shotgun sequence DNA encoding:
- the MAPKAPK3 gene encoding MAP kinase-activated protein kinase 3 isoform X1, which codes for MDEDPAEEPGVPAAPPGAPCGLGPEGATALGGRREPKKYAVTDDYQLSKQVLGLGVNGKVLECFHRRTGQKCALKLLYDSPKARQEVEHHWQASGGPHIVRILDVYENMHHSKRCLLIIMECMEGGELFSRIQERGDQAFTEREAAEIMRDIGTAIQFLHSQNIAHRDVKPENLLYTSKERDAVLKLTDFGFAKETTQNALQTPCYTPYYVAPEVLGPEKYDKSCDMWSLGVIMYILLCGFPPFYSNTGQAISPGMKRRIRQGQYGFPNPEWSEVSEDAKQLIRLLLKTDPTERLTIAQFMNHPWINQSMVVPQTPLHTARVLQEDRDHWDEVKEEMTSALATMRVDYDQVTIKDLKTSNNRLLNKRRKKQAGSSLASQGCNNQ
- the MAPKAPK3 gene encoding MAP kinase-activated protein kinase 3 isoform X2, with the protein product MDEDPAEEPGVPAAPPGAPCGLGPEGATALGGRREPKKYAVTDDYQLSKQVLGLGVNGKVLECFHRRTGQKCALKLLYDSPKARQEVEHHWQASGGPHIVRILDVYENMHHSKRCLLIIMECMEGGELFSRIQERGDQAFTEREAAEIMRDIGTAIQFLHSQNIAHRDVKPENLLYTSKERDAVLKLTDFGFAKETTQNALQTPCYTPYYVAPEVLGPEKYDKSCDMWSLGVIMYILLCGFPPFYSNTGQAISPGMKRRIRQGQYGFPNPEWSEVSEDAKQLIRLLLKTDPTERLTIAQFMNHPWINQSMVVPQTPLHTARVLQEDRDHWDEVKEEMTSALATMRVDYDQVTIKDLKTSNNRLLNKRRKKQVRPEMVEGY